From bacterium:
ATCCATCAGTTCCACCACTATTAGATTGGAGAAAGTGGAACCTTCTAAGCTGACTTTTCCTTCGTCCTCGGAAAGAAGGGTCACCCAGAGATATTCCGGCAGACAGCGGTTGACTGCTTCCAGCAGCCGGGCCTCATAGAACCGCCCCTGATTGATGAGGTTCACCTCGTTGAGCTTGGCCTCAACCTCATCTTTAGTCCTTTTTAACTCCTGAACCTTGGCATTTAGAACCCTTAAACTGTCTATCTTCAGACTGTCCGTTTTGATTTTTTTGTTGGTTATTTTAAAGTCAGTCTGCTGCCAGCCATAGGCAATGATCGAAGCCACTATCACCACTATGAAGAGCAGCGCGGCCCCCACCATTCCCACGTTGAACGGCAGCCGGGGCAGGGCAAACTTGAAACCGCCGCCCGAGGAACGGGGAGCAGCCACCTTGGCAATTTTCTGGTCATGGATCAGATTGATCTGTATCATTTACTTTACCTCCCTTAAACCCAAGCCCACAGCCAAAGTTAACATGGGGGCTATCCGCTCTGCCCCGGTGGCCCCGAACAGGTTGGGGTCGTATGATATTTTCTGCAGCGGGTTGACGATCTCCACCGGGATCCCGAACTTCTCCTTTAGATGGTCCTGCAGCGAGGGGATTAAGGCCCCGCCACCGGAGAGGAATATCCGGCTCATTTTGTCGCCGGTGCCGGACATGGCCAGGAAGGAAAGAGTACGTTCTATGGATCCGGCAAAATCCGAGGCAAAGCTGGCAAAGACCTCGCTGGCTGATTCCTGGCTGACATCGGCCACATTCTCGCCCTTGGTCAGCTCGGAAGCCTGCTCATATGAAAGCCCTAGGTTCTTCTGGATCAACTGTAGACATGCATTTCCGGCCATGGGCAGTTCCCGGGTAAAAGACGGGATCTTGTTTTTGATGAACTGGATGTTGGTGCTGTCGGCTCCGATATGCAACAGGGCCACCATCTCATCCGCCGGGATGTCGTAATTGGCCTCGAAGGCGTTCTGGACGGCGAAAGCCCCGTAATCCATGATCACCGGATAAAGCCCGGCACCGCTTAAAAGGTCAAGCTGGGGATTGATGGTGTCGTTCTTGACGGCGATCAGCAGCACTTGCATCTGATTGTTGCCCAGGTCCGGATTCACTATCTGAAAATCCAGCACCACGTCCGAGATCTCGAACGGCACATGCTGCTCGGCCTCCCATTTGATGCGCTCCCTGGCCTCCGACTCCTTGAGCTTGTCCATGGTGATCAGCTTGACGATGACCCCGCGCCCGGAAACGGCTGACACCACCTCGTTGCCTTTTATCTTATGGGTCTCAAAAAGGCCCTTGATGGTGTCGATCACCAGGGTCCGGTCCATGATTTCGCCTTCCACAATGGCCTCGGGCAGTAAGGAGGCGGAACCATAGTTCGTCAGGACGAGGCCCTTGCCGGTCTTTTGGATCTCGACGAACTTTATCTGGTTGCTTCCTATGTCCAGGCCCAGGGTGGCTGCTTTTTTGCCGAAGAACATTTAACTATCCCTCTTATTTAATGTGTTCATTTAAAGGAACCCATTATATTATAAAAAATTTACTCGCCTATGAATTTTTGAATTTCAGTTCCCTTGATCAGCCAGCGTTGCCCGATTTTTTTTCCTATCAGTCCTTTTTGGCAAAGGTGCTTGCGCACAGTCTGGTCGGTGACGGCCAAAATGCGGGCGGTCTCGGTGACCGTGTAAAGCTTGGCGGAATCTATATCTTTTGGTGATACCGGCATATATCCCTCGATAAGATGAGTGAGGTATGATTAGCTATATATGTTTACCTATTGATGTGCTGTTTGCCATTTTATTATATTTACAGGTAGTTTGTCAAGAGGAAAATAAAAATAAATAAAAATAAATAAAAAATCTCTTGACAGAACGTCTAACCTGCAATATACTACTCTATTGTAAGGTTGTTTTTAAGTAACACCATAACTACCGAAAATTAATAAAAAATTTTAAGGGAGGTTTAGTCATGCAAAAGAAGCCTTTGATCGGTTTAACCCTGGCGGTGGCCCTGATCACCCTGGTCATTATGGGCTGCAGTTCTTTGACCCCCGCCCCAGAAGTGAAGATCACCAGCGTTACTCCGCTTAGCCCTGGGGGCAAGGATACTGTTGTTACTATCACCTTTGAAAGCAAGAACAAGGTTGATGCAATTATTACTACGGAACAACACACTCTTATTGGCTCTGGCACCAATCCCGTAATTAAAAATTATGACCCTATCCACTATTCCTTCTTTATCAGTGGCGAAACCGCAGCTTCCTTGTATATTACATATTCAAATGCAGGGATAGCCGCATTGGCCGCCGAGGTGGGAGGTTCTCCGGCTACCCTGTGGCTTAAATTCTATGGCGAAGATGCCTATGGGTACAATAAATCCTTCAGCGATTCCGTCTCAATAAGCTTCTAAAGCTTCTAATTTTAAATTTTTATCAGGAGCCAAAGCAATGTTCAACAAAAAATATGCGCTGGCATTACTTTCCTGCATTTTGGTTTTGACGTTAGGTTTGATCGGTTGCAGCAGCACCCCTACCGCCACGCCAGCCCCTACTGGCGGTGATGATACCACTGCTACCAACACCGCCACGGTTAAAAGCGTGACCATTTCCCCGGATGCGCCGACGGTCAGCGTTTCCTCCACCCAGCAGTTCGCGGCCGTGGC
This genomic window contains:
- a CDS encoding PilN domain-containing protein, which gives rise to MIQINLIHDQKIAKVAAPRSSGGGFKFALPRLPFNVGMVGAALLFIVVIVASIIAYGWQQTDFKITNKKIKTDSLKIDSLRVLNAKVQELKRTKDEVEAKLNEVNLINQGRFYEARLLEAVNRCLPEYLWVTLLSEDEGKVSLEGSTFSNLIVVELMD
- the pilM gene encoding type IV pilus assembly protein PilM, translated to MFFGKKAATLGLDIGSNQIKFVEIQKTGKGLVLTNYGSASLLPEAIVEGEIMDRTLVIDTIKGLFETHKIKGNEVVSAVSGRGVIVKLITMDKLKESEARERIKWEAEQHVPFEISDVVLDFQIVNPDLGNNQMQVLLIAVKNDTINPQLDLLSGAGLYPVIMDYGAFAVQNAFEANYDIPADEMVALLHIGADSTNIQFIKNKIPSFTRELPMAGNACLQLIQKNLGLSYEQASELTKGENVADVSQESASEVFASFASDFAGSIERTLSFLAMSGTGDKMSRIFLSGGGALIPSLQDHLKEKFGIPVEIVNPLQKISYDPNLFGATGAERIAPMLTLAVGLGLREVK
- a CDS encoding helix-turn-helix domain-containing protein; this encodes MPVSPKDIDSAKLYTVTETARILAVTDQTVRKHLCQKGLIGKKIGQRWLIKGTEIQKFIGE